Proteins encoded by one window of Salvia splendens isolate huo1 chromosome 7, SspV2, whole genome shotgun sequence:
- the LOC121742098 gene encoding uncharacterized protein LOC121742098, producing the protein MNSLFSFVTTLYTLLLLYFPSHFYRFLLSPALFSTLILLLYLLRLGAAQRSTHSDSTQPLTEEFRESRGKFRSDGSDEKKETSHLCAESFVEWDVRAPLEVIYEEYEGEDDNSESQMDSIRRYASLSLFYPESDSDASWEGDFAAWDGEGLIEITLDEKRRSCDFEDDNLIEINLSPER; encoded by the coding sequence ATGAATTCTCTCTTCTCATTCGTCACCACTCTCTACACTCTCCTACTCCTCTACTTCCCCTCTCACTTCTACCGTTTCCTTCTCTCTCCCGCTCTATTCTCCACTTTGATTCTATTGCTTTATCTTCTCCGCCTCGGCGCCGCCCAAAGATCTACCCACTCCGACTCCACGCAACCGTTAACTGAAGAATTCCGCGAATCTAGGGGAAAATTCCGGAGCGACGGATCCGATGAGAAGAAGGAAACGAGCCATTTGTGCGCGGAGTCGTTCGTGGAGTGGGACGTCCGAGCGCCGCTGGAGGTGATATACGAGGAATACGAGGGAGAGGACGATAATTCGGAGTCGCAGATGGATTCGATCCGCCGGTACGCATCGCTCTCGCTGTTTTACCCGGAGTCCGACAGCGACGCTTCGTGGGAGGGGGATTTCGCGGCCTGGGATGGAGAGGGGTTGATTGAGATCACGCTGGATGAGAAGAGGAGGAGTTGCGACTTTGAGGATGATAATCTCATCGAGATCAATCTCTCGCCGGAAAGATGA